In one Pasteuria penetrans genomic region, the following are encoded:
- a CDS encoding transposase, with product MGSQKEVEGGLEDHYPRLLALTSRIIGAVSTDHAPAYKNIVQKVFRMATPVFDRFHIIQNIRDHALHPPLRQAFGDRKFTAAIDRLFRDVVEDDDKERLTYENKLVLLQILGYSAEPMEQYRKIIVVRSSYKEGDSWELHRRKLWSLYNDLILINTKLLRYKHHLSKIKKSVRSSLSVRYREGLDEQKRAFLEGILKNIAHWSHLGKAYEYVEKIGRWYDQPFPDVQTSRDALHEFIEEGLRSKYKEIQNAAKSLSWNESGEYIANDHLHRIDNGFVEGKNCAIKAISRQSYGIKNHQNYVNLLFVRCNRHLCKRGRRKHKVS from the coding sequence GTGGGGAGTCAAAAAGAAGTAGAAGGGGGTCTAGAGGATCATTATCCTAGGTTGCTTGCGTTGACATCAAGGATAATAGGGGCGGTGTCCACAGATCACGCTCCGGCCTACAAAAATATCGTGCAGAAGGTATTTAGAATGGCAACCCCTGTCTTCGATCGCTTCCATATCATTCAAAATATAAGGGATCACGCCCTCCATCCCCCTTTACGACAAGCCTTCGGTGATAGGAAATTCACAGCGGCTATAGACCGGCTATTCAGAGATGTGGTAGAGGACGATGATAAAGAACGTCTTACCTACGAGAATAAGCTAGTACTTTTACAAATACTGGGATACAGCGCGGAACCGATGGAACAGTATCGTAAGATTATCGTTGTGCGATCCTCGTACAAAGAAGGGGATTCTTGGGAATTACATAGAAGAAAACTTTGGAGTTTATACAATGATCTCATCCTAATTAACACAAAACTTTTACGGTATAAGCATCATCTATCGAAAATAAAGAAATCAGTGAGATCCTCCTTATCCGTTCGGTACAGAGAAGGGTTGGATGAACAAAAGAGGGCTTTTCTCGAGGGAATTTTGAAGAACATAGCCCACTGGTCCCACCTTGGGAAGGCTTACGAGTATGTGGAAAAAATTGGGAGATGGTACGATCAACCCTTTCCCGATGTTCAAACGTCTCGTGATGCTCTCCATGAATTCATAGAGGAGGGACTGAGATCCAAATACAAGGAGATTCAGAACGCAGCAAAAAGCCTGTCTTGGAATGAAAGTGGGGAGTATATAGCTAACGATCACCTTCATAGAATCGATAACGGTTTTGTAGAAGGGAAAAATTGTGCAATCAAGGCCATATCGCGCCAAAGCTATGGCATCAAGAACCATCAAAATTACGTAAATCTCTTGTTTGTACGATGCAATCGGCATCTTTGTAAACGAGGTAGGAGGAAGCATAAGGTTTCATAA
- a CDS encoding transposase, translating to MVSGYCTIEQSNLEGIEEWIECFADKWRWCSTKEEIKLATLCEYYAKHASWYKETYADYHNTIGQPCKDILFTIILESIKETFGWTDRELIERIPREGRFFEALGGKKGKPLIGRRTLYEGRKRLLAYEEKTKCNVTRDSFQHFTTFQKSIVGMTSTCRRMDSTLINSNIRKLTRNDVIYLVAKNVVCISAELLIPLPAEWGVFLEKGCKLTDIDSRQSLGYQPPLPPKKGATARDHRTAELIGVCLAVREQVSHYDNIRSTKEYALLERVIWEQTEEDEQGNLRMLSKVRSGSLQSPYDPDAQYRKKNKQECWGYSGQIVEDRDGEKGVSLISFFDMKGSLHPDTAFAKEYIETWVPHDGMRLCADGGYYSHEISELAQSKGISLCFTNMTGRRENPDKLRASTFVRDKRTKEITRCVANKEPENSQYKPGRKPGSGTSVAYFNGEDCKKCPFADQCIGKLNKTGGRTIRLTDRTYSAAEQRDQLEETKYREAGNSRAAIEGVCSALKNAYGARRLKVRGERRARLTMFAKCVAYNTSQVSEYIVKFIRIRRREVIS from the coding sequence ATGGTCTCAGGGTATTGTACCATAGAACAGTCGAACTTGGAAGGGATAGAGGAATGGATTGAATGCTTCGCGGATAAGTGGCGCTGGTGTTCCACCAAGGAAGAAATTAAACTTGCAACCCTTTGCGAGTATTACGCGAAACATGCTTCATGGTACAAGGAAACATATGCCGATTATCATAATACTATCGGTCAACCCTGCAAGGATATCCTTTTTACCATAATCCTGGAGTCCATTAAAGAAACCTTTGGGTGGACAGACAGGGAATTGATCGAACGTATTCCACGGGAAGGAAGGTTTTTTGAAGCTCTGGGGGGCAAAAAAGGAAAGCCCCTTATAGGTAGGAGAACATTATACGAAGGCAGAAAACGGTTGTTGGCATACGAGGAGAAAACAAAATGCAATGTTACACGGGACTCCTTTCAGCACTTCACCACCTTCCAAAAGTCAATAGTAGGTATGACATCCACCTGCCGTAGAATGGATAGCACGCTAATCAACAGCAACATAAGGAAATTGACCCGTAATGACGTGATCTATCTGGTGGCAAAAAATGTGGTTTGTATCTCGGCTGAACTCCTGATTCCCCTCCCCGCGGAGTGGGGGGTTTTTCTGGAGAAGGGGTGCAAACTAACAGACATCGATAGTCGGCAATCATTGGGCTATCAGCCTCCCCTTCCCCCAAAAAAAGGAGCAACAGCAAGGGATCATAGGACTGCAGAGCTAATTGGGGTTTGCTTGGCTGTAAGGGAACAGGTCTCCCACTATGACAACATCAGATCAACCAAGGAGTATGCATTGCTGGAAAGGGTGATCTGGGAACAAACTGAGGAGGATGAACAAGGAAATCTCAGGATGCTCTCCAAGGTGCGTTCTGGTAGTCTACAAAGCCCTTATGATCCTGATGCTCAGTACAGGAAGAAGAACAAACAGGAATGTTGGGGATATTCCGGACAAATCGTAGAGGATCGTGATGGAGAGAAGGGAGTAAGCCTAATTTCCTTCTTTGATATGAAAGGTTCCCTTCATCCAGATACGGCCTTTGCGAAGGAGTACATAGAAACATGGGTTCCCCATGATGGAATGCGGTTGTGTGCCGATGGGGGGTACTACAGCCATGAGATAAGCGAACTTGCCCAATCAAAGGGTATTTCGCTATGCTTCACCAATATGACGGGCCGAAGGGAGAACCCCGATAAATTGAGGGCAAGCACGTTTGTGCGAGACAAAAGAACAAAGGAAATTACACGGTGCGTGGCAAACAAGGAACCCGAGAACAGCCAGTACAAACCAGGGAGAAAACCAGGGAGCGGGACCAGTGTGGCTTATTTCAACGGGGAGGATTGCAAGAAGTGCCCCTTTGCGGATCAGTGCATTGGCAAACTCAACAAAACAGGGGGAAGAACCATAAGATTAACCGACCGAACGTACTCGGCGGCGGAGCAAAGAGATCAATTGGAGGAGACAAAATATAGGGAAGCAGGGAACAGTCGTGCGGCCATTGAGGGCGTTTGCTCCGCACTAAAAAATGCTTACGGAGCTCGCCGACTTAAGGTGCGTGGTGAACGAAG